ATCCTCTAATTAGACTAAAAATATGCAACAGCAACAAACAACCCTCAAATCTCTGTGACTTAACACACCAATAGTTCACTGTGTGCTCACATTACATGTCCACAACAGATCAAGAGGGTCTGCTCCACGTGGTCACCTAGGCTTACAGAGGCTCCACCAACTAGAATGCAGTCTCCATGGTACTTACAGGAGGGTAAGAGAGTGGAGAATTACAGATTGGCTTTTCATTGTCTCAGCCTGGAAGTAACCTACATAGCTTCCCCTTACATTTCATTGGTCAGAAAGAACCACATGGCCCTGCCTACCTGCAAATACTGTATCTGTGAAGCCCAATTATCTTTGCTATCGGTTTTTTACTCTGTGCTCTCACTGAACCAATAGTGAAATTGTGACTGTTTCTTGTGAATCTACTCCCCTCCCTGGACTCTAATCTTTAAGAGCGGAGGCCTCATATTACATATCATGTTAACTTTGGTGCCTAGCACAAGACTGGTGCCCAGTGATTGTGGAGTGAATGAACAATGGGACAAAGTAAAGGTGAACCTAAAGAAAGGTGAAGGCAGTGCCTGGGAAGATCAGTTTAGAAGGAGTTTCCCTATCTGAAAAATGAAGCAGGGAAGGCCAAGAACACAATGCtatcagttttaaaaatgaaaccaaaccTCACTGAATAGAGTGGACAGTCTGTGTGTAACACAACTCATTGTTGGGGTGGGTTTCCATCAACAGCAAAACAGACTGCATATgtagaagaaagggaaaataggACCCCCCAGGGGCACTAAGtggctttggaaaaaaaaaaatcccctggtCTTAGAGCAGCCTCATGAATAAACTAGGCACAGAAGAGTCTGACTTCCCTCTCATAAATTTTTGGAGCTAAGAGGGACTAACGTGCAATTCCTGCGTCATCATGGAAAAACCTTGACTTATccaactgtttttgtttttttctcttgtagaagaagaaaggaattaaTCCTACAGAATTGCTTCCTATTTCAAGTCAGTTTTATTGACCTCGCTTTGCAAAATAAGTGGGTTCATCTGGATTGTAAAGATATTTAAGGATACTTTACGTTATAAGTAGGATGACTATCCATCCAGGTTTGAACCTGCTGTTCATGGTTAATTTATTAATAGCATGTCTCACAGTTCATTCACAGAAATGCTTGGATACGGCCGATAAATTGAAACGTCATTCTAgttaaaagtaacatttttaacTGACTGGAGAAAGGTGACTTGGAGTTCTAGGAAGGGACAGAGAACAAACATTTCCGTTGGCTCAGCACGCCCAGCCTGTATTGGGCTGGGCACCTTAGCGTACCTGTTTCAGGACTGCGATACTGGCGTTTTGCTGGGAGTAGCCCAGGTGTTTTAACCACTTCCTGAAAAACAAGGTCCGGTAAAAAGAGGCTGGGAGTAGGCGTGGGCTCCTGTCCCTGCCATATGCTGTCTTCCTGATCTTGGGAAGTCATTTCAAGCACCTAAtcatcagtttccttatctgtgaaactgGAGTAATAACGTTTCCCTCCAAACACTgtcttatttaattcatttaacagcAGCCACTATTATTCCATTATACAGACGAATAAATAGACGTTATGAGGGGGCAAACTGCGCTGATCAAGGCTCATAATTCTAACAGCTACTGTTTAGGAGCCAAGTACTCAAGCAGCCTGTGCACAGTCTCTAATTTCTAGAAGAGAAGGCGGATACTTGGAGCGATAACTTAACAAGGTCATGGAACTCATAAATGGCTTGAGAAAGGCTGATCCTAGGAAGTCTGGTTCAGAGCCCGCGCTCTCACTGCATAAGGCATATTTCAAGGGAGGAACGGGCAAGCATCTAGCCCTACTCTCGGGACTCCACATCCAGTGCTCTTTTCCTCTCTTCGTTACACTGCACTGCTGGTCAGAAACCCATCGCGGAAGCGGATCAAACACAACAAAGGGCAGGGGGCGTTGGAAAAACTGGCGAAGTCGCGCAGACCGAGATGACCCGCCGGCCCCAACAAATCACCAGTGGCCAGTATCGAGTGTCCTCCTGCCTTCAGCCCGGAGGCCAAGTCACCTTTTAGAGTTCCTCTCTTGGCGGGGAGGAAGCCCCCTGGTCCGGCTAAGAGCTTACGTAATGCCCGCGGGCGGCTGCGCCCCGGTCTCCCATGGGTGTGCGCAGCGCCCCCAGCCCGGGGCAGGCCTTCCCCTGTCCGCTTCCCCAGTCTCTCGGCCCACGACCATGGGGGGGTCCGTGACCACCGGCCCCACGCCGGTGGCGTCCGCGTTGGGCGGCGGCGTCCCCCGCAGCCACCCAGCTTCCCGGGGGAGGAGCAGCGCATCGCGCAAGCATCCGGGAGCGGCGAAGGGGGCGGGAGGAAGGACGAGAGGAGGAAGCGGGATTTAAACGAAAGGCGGTGACGCCACACAAAAGATTTCTATAGGCTCCAGGGAGGTTACGGCCGAGGCGGCGGCGGCGAGCCCGGGGGCGAGGCGCGGACGGGAAGAGGAAAAGCCTCCGGCAGACCCTGCGGGCGGCGGCACAGCCACGGCCGCGCTCCGAGGTGAAGCCGCGCGCGGAGAGGAAGCGGGTGTTTTTCCCTCTGCCTTTCGGCCCCCGCCCTTCCTTTCAGTTTCTCCCCGCTCGCTCGGAAGTTGGCGGTTGACAAAAATGGCAGGAGCCGGGGCCCGGGCCGGTTGCCGCAGCGCCGCGGGGACCTTCTGAGTTGGCCCGGTCGCAGGGAGACTCGTGCAGGGGCGTCCGATGCGCGGGGCCCGGGGTCTCGGGAGAGCTCAGCCGCTGCGGGCCCCAGACGAGGAGGCGACAGGGATGGACTCGCGTCGACAGCCAGCGGCGGGCCGCCGGGCGCGCGGTCTGGGAGGGCGTGCCGCCGCGGCGCCGGGCCGCGCGCTGTGAACCGGCGAGGCGGGAAGGGGCCGCCGCGGCGCTCGGCACGCCCGGGCGTGGCGGGCGGACGAGAGCTTGAGAGCGATTCGGGCGGCCGCTGTGCGCAATCAGTGCAGGCTCCCGCCCGGCTCTGACTCGGCGCGGCAGCGACAGCGCGGGCCACACCCTCTGCCCTGCTGCCGCCGGCGCCGCTTCCAGAGAGCGGGAGGCAGGAGATGCGCCCGGGGCGGCCGCGCGTCTCGGAGAGCCAGCCCCGGCCGCCGTCGCGGGGAAGTGCCGCCTGGCGGGGTCACGGCGCCTGAAGCCCACGTGCGCCGCCAAGCCCGAGGTGGCCTCGAGCGCGGCGGCTGACAGCAGAGTCTGCCTGTGCTGCCTCCCGCGCTCCTCCCCGAGGAAAGGATTTTGAtttcaaagaaaggaaggaaggacaactCCCAGCTTCCCCGTCCCGCCCTCACCTCTCTGAGGGCCGGGCCAGGCCATGCCCAGGAAGGCGGCGGCGGCGAACCAGCAGAAGGGACTTTCCTGGCCTCCGGGAGACGAGGAGCGCGGACAGTGAGTTTGCTCTGCCGCGGTTCATGGTTCCTGCAAGCCCTCTAGGAGGCCGAAAGCTGCAGCCCCTCCCCTTGCCCCGAAGAGCCTTCCGCGTTCTCTGGCCCTCGGGCCCACCCCGCGCCGCCCGGGCTCCCGCCGCCGCAGCCCAGTGCCTTCTGCCCGCGGCGGTGGATGGCATGATGGTGCGAGGAAGGCACCGCGGCCTTGGCCAGCTGAGTCGCGACGGCCGCCGGGGCGGCGGCAGTGGCCGCGGCAGCGGCGGTGGTAGCGGGGTCCCCAGCGGCATGCCAGTGCCCCCCGGGCGCGATGGCTAGCGGCAGCGCCGGGAAGCCCACTGGCGAGGCGGCTTCTCCGGCTCCTGCGACCGCCATCGGCGGGACCAGCTCGCAGCCGCGGAAGAGGCTGGTATCCGTCTGCGATCACTGCAAGGGCAAGATGCAGCTGGTAGCCGACCTGCTGCTGCTGTCGAGCGAGGCGCGGCCAGTGCTCTTCGAGGGCCCTGCCTCCTCTGGTGCCGGCGCCGAGTCCTTCGAGCAGTGCCGGGACACCATCATCGCGCGCACCAAGGGGCTCTCCATCCTCACCCACGACGTGCAGAGCCAGCTCAACATGGGCCGCTTCGGGGAGGCGGGGGACAGCCTGGTGGAGCTGGGCGACCTGGTGGTGTCGCTGACCGAGTGCTCGGCCCACGCGGCCTATCTGGCGGCTGTGGCCACGCCGGGTGCCCAGCCGGCGCAGCCGGGCCTGGTGGACCGCTACCGCGTGACGCGCTGCCGCCATGAGGTGGAGCAGGGTTGCGCCGTGCTGCGCGCCACGCCGCTGGCCGACATGACGCCGCAGCTGCTGCTGGAGGTGTCGCAGGGCCTGTCGCGCAACCTCAAGTTCCTGACGGACGCGTGCGCCCTGGCCAGTGACAAGTCACGGGACCGCTTTTCGCGCGAGCAGTTCAAGCTGGGCGTCAAGTGCATGAGCACCAGCGCGTCGGCACTCCTGGCCTGCGTGCGCGAGGTGAAGGTGGCGCCCAGTGAGCTGGCGCGGAGCCGCTGCGCGCTGTTCAGCGGGCCCCTGGTGCAGGCAGTCAGCGCCCTAGTAGGCTTCGCCACCGAGCCGCAGTTCCTGGGTCGCGCGGCAGCTGTGAGCGCCGAGGGCAAGGCGGTGCAGACCGCCATCCTGGGCGGCGCCATGAGCGTGGTGTCGGCCTGCGTGCTCCTGACCCAGTGCCTCAGGGATCTGGCGCAGCACCCCGACGGGGGCGCCAAGATGTCGGACCACAGGGAGAGGCTGAGGAACTCGGCCTGCGCCGTGTCTGAAGGCTGCACCCTGCTATCTCAGGCTTTAAGGGAGAGGTCTTCGCCCAGGACTTTACCGCCAGTGAATTCCAATTCTGTGAATTAGCACCCCACCCCCATACCCCTTCTTCCACCCCCAGACTAAAGGAAGATACTCTGCCCCTCACCATTTATACCAAAGAAATCATAGGTGAAACCCCCTACCCTCCCCAACATTAAATGCTCGAGAGGAATCTTAAGGCAGGGCCATGCACACAACCTGCACACGCACTTGGAGGGCCCAGGTGTCTGTCCACCAGGCCCCACGCAGTAGGGACTGGAAGATGGAAAATGTGTCATCTGGTTGCGTTATCACTCCCGCCCCCTACCCCAGCCCGTCTTCCGGAATTTCTCAACTAAGTTTGATTATTGGGCAGGAAGGAGGTCATgggttcatttcatttttttgtgtttttaattaaaagaaaggttaCCTCAGTTTTCACTCCTTAGACATGGATGTAGCTACcttttttgtatgtcttttttttttttttttttaagcaatcgTGTTGAATTAGGAGTATACTTAGTGTGGAAAGGGTATGAATTTGCCATGTGATTTGCAAATGGGGGGAAGCTACtgtgagtgtgtgtttttttaatttacactatagagtgattttttttcccccaacgtCAAGTTTTTACCTTGCATGTACTGGAGTATTTATTTCATCTATTAAAATGTTATGTTTCTCAGATGGCTTTTTGCAATTATTGTTGATTTTTCAATAATTGTAATTTTGCATGCTGTGTATCATGTATGGGAAGGTTCTGTGGGAAGGCTATTTCAATAGTAGTGAGGCAGGCCCCCAGTTCGCAAGCCTTTCTACTTTTTCCTCAAGAAAAAGTACTGCTCAAGAAGTACTCGCTTGAGCAGCCTAGAACTGAAGAGATGACTATGCATAACATTCTATTTTCAAAGGCAGGTGACACAAATGGGGTTGGGTTATGTAGAGTGCTTGGGACGGTTTTGTCTCATTTTTCCTGGAAAGTGATTTAGCTCCCTTTGTCTCCACTTATCTTTCCATCATCATGAACAGTGGCTCAGGCTGCTTGAATTCTGATTTGTATTCTGCCTATCATTTTTAGATTAAAGCACTTCCTAATCCTGTGTGGTATGCCAGTCTTCTCAACTCAGAGTCTCTATGGATGGAACTGTAAAAGTACTGTATATCAAGTGAGAATAGTTAGCATCTTTTATGTACACAGGTCTATTCAGACAAGATCCTCATGGTTTCAGAAAAGATATAGAGAGGGTCCTAGACTGCTTAATAGAGGAAAGAAGTATCACGGAAAGCTTGTTAAGAACGTTCTAGAGCCACAACATAATTGTAGGCCAAGGGCTTATTTTTGTGACCTTGATCTAAGATAATGCCATGGTTGATTGTGTGTTGGAAGAATCTTTTCATTGAAATTTGGAGTAATattaaggtagtttttttttctgtagacatTTTTAGGAGTCTTTTTGTGTGAGTGGTGGTGGAGTGTGTAGTTTTGTTGAACCTAGTTAAATTCTGAATATCTTCCCACTAAAAGCACAACAAATCTATTTACAGTGCCTGAAGCCTGGGAGGGCCACATGAGTAAAAACTCATACGTGCTTTAGATTTgttccatttacatttttcttgggATTTGTTGTGCTTAAACCTTTGCAGTTCTCACAGATctgaaaagaaagcattttttacTGTAATACATAGAGAGAACAAAGTCATATtgactattttatttgtttgaatcGCTGTTTTTATTACAAGGACATGAAATGCACTGTATAAAAGTCTTCAACCTGTGTTGGGTAAGGCTAGGACTGTTTCACCGCCCcgaatttgaaatttgaaaaagtCTTAAAGTGGTAGGGtacttacatttttgaaaaaatgacAATGGGAGcagtttttctctcttaaatCCTGGTAAATTTCGGGTTTTTGaaggctttaaaaaatgaaaatgaccttGAGCATCTTTATTCCTCTCCTCTGCCCTTTAATGTTGGGATGGGGTTCAGGATGAAAGGGAGGTGGGATTCTAATTCATGGGCCAGTGACAATCCTGCATGCatatagaaatttttatttgttgaatgtaCACAAGTAATGATAGAGTTTGATTATATGGTTGATTTTCATTTATCCTGTGCCGATCACAAAGAGTAAACTGAAAGGAACAAacgttaagtaaaataagggccAGGAATCTGTAAATTTGAtattagattaagaaaaaaagaattgccaATTTTTTTCCTGGACTCTTTCCTTGCAGAAGCAATTTTCAGGACAACTCaagccaggaaaaaaataaaaaataaaaaaaataactttccctATCTGTTTGAATGAAGTTAGCTAGTCACTAAATGAATTTTGAAACCTCTTACCTAAATAATAGTTGCTCTTGGTGTTTCTGTATGTTCTACATTTGGTCATGTAACATGCATAATCTCTATCCTCTGACGTTGATAAAAGTTCTAAACTTAAGTGTTTTCACCGCCCCTGCACCCCCCAcctcccatttataaaataaagttcagGGCTTTTCTTCCAGCAGGTGTCTTGAAATGAATTCTGCTTGTACTTTTTTCCAGCAGATTTCTAGAAGCCAGAGTGAGGAATGCCAGGCAAGGGAATTGGGCACAGGTCTTTgatattttaacttttctctaATGTCCCAGGTTgctaaacttctttttaaaatagcccCTGATGTTTAAAAAAAGCAGCATCTCAGACCTGTTTCATAACAGGGTTTAATAAGGTCAGCAGAGATACTGGTTCCAGGAATAAAATCAGAgtggcctgtttgtttgtttgtttgtttgttttttgtttgcttcttaatttttaaactacACTAGGGTTAACTTAAGACATTAATCCTTGGGTTCTTCTGACTCCTGAAGGCAAGTTTTCTTACACAGGCTTAACGCACATCATCTTGACCAGGGAATGTTGAGAATCTTCTCCCATTGAATGGtcataagaaaaggaaatcatgATGGCTAAGTtctttaaagaaaagacattatTTATGATAGTCAACTCAGTAAATGGAACAAAAACAGTCTTTCAAACATAAGACTTACCCAGAAAAAAGCACAACtctgtctttctttgcctgttttAAGTATAGCCTTTATTATCCATTCTGGGTGATGttaggaaatacaaaaattatgtgaTATGTGTGTATTTGCCTTCTTCCCTACCCCTCAccgcacccccaccccatcctcatTTTTATAATTCTGGAAGCATCAGTTACATCTGATTGGTTAttttacacacttttttttttttgagatggagtctcccgctgttgaccaggctggagtgcagtggcgcgatcttggctcactgcaagctccgcctcacgggttcacaccattctcttgcctcagcctccggagtagctgggactacaggcgaccgccaccacgcccggctaatttgtgtgtgtgtgtgtgtgtgtgtgtgtatttttagtagagacggggtttcattatgttacccaggatgggctctatctcctgacctcgtgatccactcgcctcggcctcccaaagtgctgggattacgggcgtgagccacccctcccggccttttttttttttttaaagctggcaTAGGGATCTAAAATATTTGGCAGTTTGGAACAGCTAATTTTAACAGAAACACCTGTTTTTCCGAATGAATGTGACTATGGTAACATGCAGATCAGACAGAGGATTTGAGAAATGACTGCCAAAATTCTTTCTGAGCTTTGCTTAGTGAACGTGGAAGGATTTAGAGAAGAAATCCTTAAAGATTTAGTTGCATTTTCACCTGGGGCTGTTCTCTGGGCTGCCTTTTGGTTTGCAGCAACTGGAAGAGGCTTTAAGGAGACCATCTTTGAGTTTCCAGTGTGGGCACAGGTATTTGTGTTCCTCCCTGGCAAATTCTTgtctttacttaattttttttttttttttgtaggactCTGTGTGCAATTAATTGCTCCATTTTGACTAAACAGGGTTTTACTTTAGGGTTCTTTAGATAGGTGAGTTGTCTGCTTCGACTTCAGTGGCAGAGGGCTCTAAGATTTAACTGTCTGGGTATTATAAGGAAAAAGTGTGATACTAGTGTCTATGATTGGGGTCAGTTTAATTTAACTGTGGACCCCTTAAGGTTAAGGGCTATAGTGCCCAGcatgtgtgtaatttttttttctttttttttaatgaatctgTATATAAGATACTTGCAGCAAGTATACATAAGCAAGTAGTAAAATTGTTCCTGCAAATGAAAGTTACAATGGTCATTCATTCGGCAAATATTTACTGGGAACCAACTGTGTGTGCTACTAGACACTGCTGGTGCTGGTGTGCAGCTGTGAGTGAGATGTGGGGGAAGGCTGCTTTCTAGACTCAGTGCTAGACTCAGACCAATCTCAGCTTGGTCTGTGGACCCTCAGTGTCAGTCTCATCCTGGGCCCTACCTTCAATCTATTCCATCAGAAACTCTTGAGGTGTGACAATTTGTGTTTTATCAATCCCTCCCAGTTGATTCGGATGCATGCCCACTTTGGAGAACCACTTGCCTACAGGGGCTGTGggtttctcttttattctctgtCAGGTCTGAGTCTAGAGTAGTTCTCTATCAGGAGGCATCAGCATTTCTGCAAATTACTTGTTTGCTCAGGTGGTTTTGTTCTCCTGGATATTTTGAGACCAATTTCTCCAGATAGAGAAGATGTTATTTCTCCAGATAGAGAAGacaagtttttctcttgttaatttgaaatctttgAGAATCCAGGTTTTTCTTTTGGAGAGGGGGATGTGATTACAAGCACAGGGTTCTTCCCTACCTCCCACCACCCTTTTGAGATGAACTGAAATCATGTAATAGTGAACTGGCAAAACAGCTTTCTATGTTTTTACATGTTGTTGACTCTTGTCCTGGAAAAGGGAATAGCAGACGGTCTAATTAAAATTCAGCCCTTTAGCTCTTTGGTTGCCCAAGAAAGAACACTTTGATACTGAGTTTGTAAAGTACTATATTCAGAATCGGATGTAGTATACAGACTTATTCCAAAGGTCACTTTAAGTATAACCAAAGTCGGCAATATACTCAGGAAATATACTCTCTAAGGCTGACCATGCGCCAGGAATTAGGATGATCTTTTAGAGTCTAATTCCTCAAAAGGGTGGCCCCAGAAGCTGGCATTGGTATCACCCAGGAACTTGGTAGATACACAGACAATTGGCCCGCCCTGGCCCAGACCTACCCAATTAGAGCCCTCTTTTTGACAGGTCCTCCCAGTGATTTCTGTCCCATAAATATTTGAGAAGCAGATAAAAGCAGTGGCCATGACTGAATCATAGTTTCATTGTTTACTGTGGGAACCTAGGCATTTATTATGTTTACTTAGATCTTTTTGGTTTATAAAGTGCTTTCATGTGTATTATGTAATTGGGTCCTTAGTACAATCTTGTGAGGTGGGCAGGTATTACCGTGGATGTCATCTAAACATTTGTGCCTTGCTTTTcctattgtaaaaattaaatgaattcacATGAAATGTAAGTCCTTGTGATGAGCTTTATAAGACTGGTAcctgccaggcatggttgctcaggcctgtaatcccagcactttgagaagctgagatgggtggattgcttaagcccaggagatcaagacccacctgggcaacatggaaagactctgtctctattaaaaaaacaaaatgatagccaggcatgatggcatgtgcctgtagtcccagctacttgggaggcagaggtgggaggatcacttgagcctgggaagtcgaggctgcagtgaaccatcatcTCACCAcaacactctagcctgggggatagagcaagaccctgtccccccacgaaattaaaaaaaaaagactagttcTGTCTTCTTCATAAAGTCAGCAAAAGTATGATCTAAAAAACTGAGTTAAAGTCAGTTTTCCTTAATAACCTTGCCTTTACCCTTCCAGTAATTTGACACAGCAAGTGTACTATAACATCCTCAAGGATGGCCCAGATGATGAGCATAGCTCTGTTTTCTCCGTCTCCCTCTGGGACGGATTCTGTGTGGTTTCCAACCTCCTATCCAGATTCTCTGAAACATTGGGtatcttataattttaaaagcatgtcAGTCAAACATTTTAGACTTCAGGTAAGATTTGAATGCTAATTAAGATTTGTTAGCGTAATTTAAAAGTGAATCCATTTACTGATCTTAAACTTTATAATTCATAGTTTGATTGACAAGTCTGTTTAAATGTCAAAGATAACATGTATCCAGATTTTGCTGAAGTAGAGGAGCATTTTTAAATCCAGTGTTTCAGGAAGGGAAATATATATGCTGTGCATTCAAGTTTAATGAACATACTGACCTGAAAAACTGCTGAAATTATAGTGCATCACCTAAGCTTTAATAGCTTCTGattttgttctaatttttccaaatattagAAGGTACTCCAGATACTATTTAAGTGAAAAATCATTTAGTTACCTTGTCTCTCTTACCAATTTTTTAAGAGACCTACATTGATGATAAACCTCCAGAAATTGGAGATTATTATAGGAAACCCAGGTCCACTTAGTGTTCACTGATGCCCTTTCAGTTtaacttttctcattttgatGACCATCAGCTTCCTGTTCTAAAATTAACTGGCAAGTCATTCTAGCATCTCCCTTCAGATAGTATTTTGGGTTaatgatttttctaaatttttacttAGCAGCTAGGttttacttaaacattccttctCATGCAGGTTCCATGATAAAGATACTTCTAAAAACATAAGCATGCTTCTACTTTAGTTATCACTTCGAATTTGATTTTTAAGGTATGTGGGCATTTTGTGTTTCAAATGCAATGCAAAGCTCTCCGTAAAACTGACACAAATAGATCACCTGATATTTTAGCTGTCTTCATGATGGAATCATACTATTCTGGAGCAATATTTATTATACTGTTTCTTTAAACTGGTTCTGCTGTGATTATTATGTAAGTGTGGCTGTGACGAAGGAGAGCCCCATGAAGATGGCTTTATATTCCGTTTGGCTCAGCAACAATGACTCTAATAAACCAGATTGAAATGGGAGTTTTTCCACCTTAATTATCCACATAACTGAAGTAGATAGGTAAACTCAACTAAAtagataagaaataattttaaagattcatcctttttcttttctttttttttttttgagacagtcttgctctgtcacccaggctcccaggctggagtgcaatggcatgatctcagcttactgcagcttccgcctcctgggttcaagcaattctcatgcctcagcctgccaagtagctggaactaatttttgtattttcagtagagatggggtttcaccatgttgggcaagctggtctcgagctcctgacctcacgtgatccgcctgccttggcctcctaaagtgctaggattacaagcatgaaccataGTGCCCACTAAAGATGCATCCCTACAGGTGGCTCAAGTGTTCCAGTTCCCCTCATCCCTCTCTTTTTGGAGGGCAAGCAAAGCTTCTTGCCTACGAAGGTTTCTAGAAACACTGGCAATTCTTGACTTCACTGGGACGTTTTGCTTCATCCTGGGCAGCCACAAAACACCTTCTAGATTCTcattattaataaatgaatgcattagCCCATTGTCACATAGGGGCAAGTTGCTGGTAATGACACTTACTATGCCATTCATTAGTTGGGTCTAGAATAGTGTCAGATTTAGCAAGGCCAATGGTAAAAGTTTCTgatttagcaaacatttactaGGTGTCTGGGACAGTATTAGGCATGTTCTCTGTATTAAAATATTACCTTACTTAAGGAGTTACTCAAAGTCACCCAACTACCGTTAGAAACAATCCCAGAACTAGAAGCAACCCTAGAAACCCAGTCCTTTGTCTTCCCCAATAAAATCAATTTGAGATGCCGTTTGTCAGGCTTAAGACATTTTCCAAGTGCATCATCCTTTTGTGTTATATTTACATAACTGGAGAAAACAGAGGCCTAGGAAAGCATAGCATTGAGTACTCATTGTTCGAGTGACTGGGAAGTAGTATGTAGGCATTGCCATGATGCACCAG
The window above is part of the Macaca fascicularis isolate 582-1 chromosome 7, T2T-MFA8v1.1 genome. Proteins encoded here:
- the TLNRD1 gene encoding talin rod domain-containing protein 1; the protein is MASGSAGKPTGEAASPAPATAIGGTSSQPRKRLVSVCDHCKGKMQLVADLLLLSSEARPVLFEGPASSGAGAESFEQCRDTIIARTKGLSILTHDVQSQLNMGRFGEAGDSLVELGDLVVSLTECSAHAAYLAAVATPGAQPAQPGLVDRYRVTRCRHEVEQGCAVLRATPLADMTPQLLLEVSQGLSRNLKFLTDACALASDKSRDRFSREQFKLGVKCMSTSASALLACVREVKVAPSELARSRCALFSGPLVQAVSALVGFATEPQFLGRAAAVSAEGKAVQTAILGGAMSVVSACVLLTQCLRDLAQHPDGGAKMSDHRERLRNSACAVSEGCTLLSQALRERSSPRTLPPVNSNSVN